The stretch of DNA GGATGCCGGCCGGGTCAGCCCAGGCCTCTACTGCGATCATGGCAACCGTTCCGGTTAAATGACCCACAGGGGGGCAGTAGCCTATCGCTACGTGCTGCCGCCAGCGTTCTCGCCATGGGGTCGCAGGATGGATGTGCACTGAGGAGTGACCAAACCCTCTTAGAGGAAAGAGAGTAAGTGTTGGTCATTCATCCCCCTCACGATAATGCTGTACCAGGTACCCTTCTTGGCGAACCGTCCTCGGGCGACCGGTCCTCCCGCAAGGAAGCTTCATGGGGTCAGCGCCGCTGAACCGCTCATTCCAGACACTCTGTCCATTTCCTCGTCATGGAGTCGTTGAGTAAGACTCAGCGCAGAGACACGTTGTTACGGCAAGGGCTTGATCGTGCGTGAAGGTTATGATGCTGGTCTGTCAGGGGACTCAACCGAGCAGTGGTTTCAGCAGGTCTACGATAGGTAGTCCGTTTTTCCATTCGGAGACAAAAGCTCGATCTGAAGATCCTTCAGCGGATCGTGATGGCATGGCGCCACGCTTGTGTGATTCTGGCCGCGCAGCTGTAGATTCTCCATACTGATCGGATTACTTCAGGTCAAGCCAATCATCTTCATGCTGCTTGCATTTGGTCCAGGGATGTAGTGCGGCACCCACTCCCGCTCCCACCATGGCGAACGGCATCGCCACCACAAAGAGTGGCAGCCCGATCCCGTACCCCATCCATTGCAGCGGGGCATTGTCACGCTGCTCGCCGGCCTCTATGAGGCGTTTTGCGGGATAGAGCGGAAACGTGCCGTATTCCGTGCCGAGGCTGGCACTTTCACCGACCGTTCGACAGCGTGCCTCGCTCAATCCGGGCAGCAGAAGAAGCGTAACCATGAGCAGCAGTGCAGTTCTTTTCATTCCTGGCCTCTCCGGCAATGCATTACCCGCGACTGAGTCGCACGATTGATTTCGTGGCACAGCGACGAAATGAGCAAAATGAATGCCACACATGTGATTGGCGGTCATAGCCAGTCTGTGTCCAGAACTGATGGTTCATCCCATCTGTATTGATGTCCAGCGCGCTCAGGGTGTTGCCCTGCCATGGGGCATCGCCTGCAGCAGGGGTTCTTCATGTATGCAAAGCGAGCGATGCCGCACGGAGCGCTCGTTGCTATTTCGCTCGCAGACCGACATATGCGAATGCGTGTTCAGCAGGCGGTGGTCACTGAAATAGGCAGAATGGCAGAGAGCAGTGCCGACTGTTTATATGGCCTGTTCTTGAGGGTCAGTTCGTTGAAGGGCTGTGTGGAGACATGAGTCCTGTGCGCTGGTGACCTATTCTTCCAAGGGACCTTGTGATTATTGCGCGGTTATGACCGACGATCCGCGTTCAGTCAGAGTAGAGCGGTTGCACGGGTCAATAGACTCGCTCGGCGCGCACCACATAGCGCAAGGGCCCACCTGCCTGGAGGGCCTCGAAGGGGAAGCAGGTCACCAGGACCAAGTCCTGTCTATCTGATCCGGTCTGAATGACATCTCGGCGTGAATCCATGATTCGTTGGTCTGTGATGCGATAGTGCCGGGTGATTCCGTCATGTCCTGTCAGGTCAAGTTGATCGTTCGGATGAGTCTCTTTCAGAAAACGAAAGTGTGTGTCCCGGTGGCCGGTCATAATCATGGTGCCTGTCTCACCGGGCAACGCACTGGAGCTGACATGGCCGGGGCCGAATGCCAGAGTCCGGCCGTGGGCGCCGGCTAGGATAATCAGATCTACCGCGCGGGCTTGCAGGCGAAGCCGCGCGATCGGCCAGGTATCGGCCCAGGGCCATGGTTTGGGCATCGGTTCTCCCGCTAGGGCGCGAGACCAGGCCCGCTGCAGGAGGAACTGCGCGAGCCCGGCCTTCGCATAGATCCAGGATCCTTCCCCGATCTGCCAGCAGCCGATGGTGAGGAGGCTCACCATCAGCGCCGCCGATAGACGGGGATACAATCGTGACCGTTTCATGCCGCCTGTTTGCGGAGTCCCAACACGAATCCGGCGAGCAGAAGCGCCGCGAGCCCCAGCAACATCTGCAATTGTCCGCCGGTCCCGGTCTTGGGTAAGCCCGTGAGTGCCGCGTGATCCTCTGTGCTCGCAGCAGGCGTGACGTGATCCTGCTCGGCGGCCGGCCGATCGGTCGGCCTCGCCGGCGTCACATCAACCGCCACCAGACTGGTGTAACGGCTGACCAGGTGGTGGTGAAGGGCCACATCCAGCACGGCCTTTCGGACCAGCTCTTGCGTGCCGCCTTTGTAGGTCTCGTCCATGAGTGCGGAGATCTTCTGCCGGGCCCAGTAGACGGAAATCCCTCCACGAGCGCTGGCATTGTGGAACGAAACCGGGAGCGACCAGGCGGTGCTGCCGACCTGTCCGCGCAGCATGGCTTCAGATGGAAGCGCCGCAGCTTTGAGCGCGAGCACAATCGGTTCGCCTTCATAGAGGTCGGAGATGGTGGCCGGGAACTGTTCGAGCCCGGACCAGCCGGCCGCATCGATCGTGATGTTGTTGAGCACCGGGCGCTCAAGTTTCTTGAACAGTGCATCCAGCTTGTCTTTCACCTCGTTGACGTTGCCGATATACGTGAAGGTTCCGCGACC from Nitrospira sp. encodes:
- a CDS encoding class GN sortase; translation: MKRSRLYPRLSAALMVSLLTIGCWQIGEGSWIYAKAGLAQFLLQRAWSRALAGEPMPKPWPWADTWPIARLRLQARAVDLIILAGAHGRTLAFGPGHVSSSALPGETGTMIMTGHRDTHFRFLKETHPNDQLDLTGHDGITRHYRITDQRIMDSRRDVIQTGSDRQDLVLVTCFPFEALQAGGPLRYVVRAERVY